A stretch of Triticum aestivum cultivar Chinese Spring chromosome 1D, IWGSC CS RefSeq v2.1, whole genome shotgun sequence DNA encodes these proteins:
- the LOC123167623 gene encoding uncharacterized protein, whose amino-acid sequence MQLTPTTSLFLPHARAPPPPPATRELTRAAAHLLRRGEPEPPPTLPTFLLGHLPRHPTNLECRRLPSSLVWPARRRLPSSLVRLARRCPRATAGAAQPPETNPSRRALHTATHCGVQAKMCTAVDPLLDLACGAPSSLNSAKIRRCTLDLVSHRQHHRRATSPPRLSHGQTLQDRSRRPSLHRDGIPILSALFSVDGERVSTPLPPPSNLICWRAQLVAATVDPTPVVPLRLLSSPTVSSLFSRRKIAHPLLLAALLRMAQGKMVSAIWWDAVLHYFCISIVMQFGQRAFLRGACVCAIRGVCVQCNMSNHAVRDRCRAAHTSPQ is encoded by the exons ATGCAGTTAACCCCCACTACCTCCCTCTTCCTCCCGCACGCTCGTGCCCCACCTCCCCCACCCGCAACCCGCGAGCTCACTCGAGCCGCCGCCCACCTTCTCCGGCGCGGCGAACCCGAGCCGCCCCCCACCCTGCCCACCTTCCTCCTCGGCCACCTACCCCGCCACCCGACCAACCTCGAGTGCCGCCGCCTCCCATCCTCCCTGGTCtggccagcgcgccgccgcctcccatcCTCCCTGGTCCGGCTAGCGCGCCGCTGCCCACGCGCCACGGCTGGTGCCGCGCAGCCACCAGAAACCAACCCTtcaaggcgcgccctccacaccGCCACGCACTGCGGCGTCCAGGCAAAAATGTGCACCGCCGTTGATCCCCTTTTGGATCTCGCCTGTGGCGCTCCTTCTTCCCTCAACTCCGCTAAGATCCGGCGATGTACCCTCGACCTGGTCTCCCATCGACAACACCACCGCCGTGCCACGTCGCCACCTCGACTAAGCCATGGTCAAACGCTTCAAGATCGGTCCCGTCGGCCATCGCTGCACCGGGACGGGATCCCCATCCTCTCCGCTCTCTTCTCCGTTGACGGTGAGCGGGTGAGCACCCCTTTGCCCCCACCATCCAACCTCATCTGCTGGCGAGCACAGCTGGTAGCCGCCACCGTAGATCCAACCCCCGTTGTCCCCCTCCGGCTGCTTTCTTCCCCGACGGTGAGCTCACTCTTTAGCAGAAGAAAAATCGCCCACCCTCTACTCCTCGCTGCTCTCCTCCGCATGGCTCAAGG GAAGATGGTTTCCGCAATTTGGTGGGATGCCGTGTTGCATTATTTTTGCATTTCCATCGTCATGCAGTTTGGACAGCGAGCCTTCCTCCGTGGCGCGTGCGTGTGTGCAATCCGCGGCGTGTGTGTGCAGTGCAACATGTCTAATCATGCAGTCCGCGACCGCTGTCGTGCAGCTCATACAAGCCCGCAATGA